One Mycoavidus sp. HKI genomic region harbors:
- the iscX gene encoding Fe-S cluster assembly protein IscX, whose product MKWTDIQEIAMALTDKHSDIDPQYVRFTDLHRWVTELAGFEDDPQRSSEKILEAIQTAWIEDSDY is encoded by the coding sequence ATGAAGTGGACTGATATCCAAGAAATCGCAATGGCGCTAACGGATAAGCACTCGGATATTGATCCGCAATATGTGCGTTTCACAGATCTGCACCGTTGGGTCACAGAGCTTGCTGGCTTTGAGGATGATCCTCAGCGTTCGAGTGAGAAAATACTTGAAGCAATCCAAACCGCCTGGATTGAAGACTCTGATTATTAA
- a CDS encoding universal stress protein: MFKHILIPTDGSELSKKAMRGGIELAKALGAHITAYACLPQYPYPLFAEATIEAPVEFRQRQESEAHEHLRQVKEAARNEQVACTSHISAHSSPYLGIIEAAQVCGCDVILMASHGRSGLSTLLIGSETQRVLTHTKVPVIVYR, translated from the coding sequence ATGTTTAAGCATATTCTGATTCCAACTGACGGATCTGAGCTATCGAAAAAGGCCATGCGCGGTGGCATTGAGCTCGCTAAAGCGTTAGGCGCTCATATCACTGCGTATGCCTGTTTGCCGCAATATCCTTATCCGCTATTTGCTGAGGCAACGATTGAGGCGCCGGTTGAATTCCGCCAGCGCCAAGAAAGCGAGGCGCATGAGCATCTGCGACAGGTTAAGGAGGCGGCGAGGAATGAGCAAGTGGCATGCACAAGCCATATCAGCGCGCATTCATCACCTTATTTAGGGATTATCGAAGCCGCACAAGTGTGCGGCTGCGATGTGATTTTAATGGCTTCCCATGGCCGCAGTGGGCTCAGTACTCTGCTGATTGGCAGTGAAACGCAGCGAGTATTGACGCACACCAAGGTTCCGGTGATTGTTTATCGCTGA
- a CDS encoding YbaB/EbfC family nucleoid-associated protein, whose protein sequence is MLKNQLAGLMKQAQQMQENMSKVQEELALIKVEGQSGAGLVKITMTCKHEVRRVVIDPSLFDDDKDMLEDLIAAAFNDAVHKVSEATQEKMGSVTSDLPLPAGFKLPF, encoded by the coding sequence ATGTTGAAAAACCAACTCGCCGGGCTTATGAAGCAAGCTCAGCAAATGCAAGAAAACATGAGTAAAGTGCAAGAAGAACTTGCTTTGATCAAAGTTGAAGGTCAATCGGGTGCCGGCCTGGTCAAAATAACCATGACATGTAAGCACGAAGTACGTCGTGTAGTGATCGATCCAAGTCTTTTTGACGATGATAAGGATATGCTTGAAGATCTAATCGCCGCGGCGTTTAACGATGCGGTGCATAAGGTCAGCGAAGCAACGCAAGAGAAAATGGGGAGTGTGACCAGCGACCTACCTTTGCCAGCAGGTTTCAAGCTGCCATTCTAA
- the dnaX gene encoding DNA polymerase III subunit gamma/tau codes for MTYQVLARKWRPKDFASLVGQEHVVRALTHALEQQRLHHAYLFTGTRGVGKTTLSRIFAKALNCEMGITATPCGQCQACCAIDEARFVDYVEMDAASNRGVDEMASLLERAVYAPVNARFKVYMIDEVHMLTNHAFNAMLKTLEEPPSHVKFILATTDPQKIPVTVLSRCLQFNLKQMPAVHIVTHLQKVLTEEKLGFELQALRLLARAADGSMRDALSLTDQAIAYAAGQISEEAVRGMLGALDQHYLTRLLDAIAASDGAEVLAIADELAARSLSFLLALQDLSTMLHQIAWAQVAPQSVLDELPEAEDIRRFASLFSPEQVQLYYQIATIGRSELGLAPDEYAGFTMTLLRMLAFYPANTGGARPTIAASQASQASQASQASQASQASQASQASQASQASQASQASRPVESVPELAQAAMPNHADVSTPTDSLVALGFVEHDWPSLVARLPLRGLVKELAYRSELVRIEGATLTLKVSVAQLAERLQVDKLRTALTEYLGKPLKLVTEIGPVMQTAAALDAAQNVQRQQAAEQALAQDPFAQALIRDFDATVVPGSIKPVQPTNISNI; via the coding sequence GACAAGAGCATGTAGTGAGAGCGCTTACTCACGCGCTTGAACAGCAGCGGCTACATCATGCCTATCTATTTACCGGAACGCGTGGTGTTGGTAAAACCACGTTGTCACGTATTTTCGCCAAAGCACTTAATTGTGAGATGGGTATTACAGCAACGCCTTGTGGCCAATGCCAAGCGTGTTGTGCAATTGATGAAGCGCGCTTTGTCGATTATGTAGAAATGGATGCAGCGTCCAATCGCGGCGTTGATGAAATGGCTAGTTTGCTTGAGCGCGCGGTCTATGCGCCAGTCAATGCGCGCTTCAAGGTCTATATGATCGATGAAGTGCATATGCTGACCAATCACGCCTTCAATGCAATGTTAAAAACGCTTGAAGAGCCGCCGTCCCATGTCAAATTTATTCTGGCTACTACTGATCCCCAGAAAATCCCGGTAACCGTGCTATCACGTTGCTTGCAGTTTAATCTTAAGCAGATGCCTGCGGTGCATATTGTTACGCACTTGCAGAAAGTCCTCACGGAGGAGAAGCTGGGTTTTGAACTGCAAGCGTTACGCTTACTAGCACGCGCGGCAGATGGCAGTATGCGCGATGCACTGTCGCTCACAGATCAGGCGATTGCTTATGCCGCAGGCCAAATTAGTGAAGAGGCGGTGCGGGGCATGTTGGGGGCGCTTGACCAGCATTATTTGACTCGGCTCCTGGATGCCATTGCAGCGTCCGATGGCGCTGAGGTGTTGGCGATTGCTGATGAGCTTGCCGCCCGCAGCTTATCGTTTTTGCTGGCGTTGCAAGATTTATCTACGATGTTGCATCAGATTGCATGGGCTCAAGTGGCTCCCCAATCGGTCCTTGACGAGTTGCCTGAAGCAGAAGATATCCGGCGTTTTGCTAGCCTATTCTCGCCAGAGCAGGTGCAATTGTATTATCAGATTGCAACTATTGGCCGTTCTGAGCTTGGACTTGCGCCGGACGAATATGCCGGGTTTACGATGACGCTGTTAAGAATGCTGGCATTTTATCCAGCAAATACAGGGGGTGCCAGACCTACAATTGCTGCAAGCCAAGCAAGCCAAGCAAGCCAAGCAAGCCAAGCAAGCCAAGCAAGCCAAGCAAGCCAAGCAAGCCAAGCAAGCCAAGCAAGCCAAGCAAGCCAAGCAAGCCAAGCAAGCCGCCCAGTGGAGTCTGTGCCCGAATTGGCGCAGGCCGCTATGCCTAATCATGCGGACGTCTCTACGCCAACAGATTCACTCGTGGCGTTGGGGTTTGTGGAGCATGATTGGCCGTCGCTGGTGGCACGTTTGCCATTGCGTGGCCTGGTGAAAGAGCTGGCATATCGTAGTGAGCTTGTGCGTATTGAGGGGGCAACGCTGACATTAAAAGTATCGGTAGCGCAACTTGCTGAGCGTTTGCAAGTCGATAAGTTGCGCACAGCGCTCACTGAATATTTGGGCAAGCCACTCAAGCTGGTTACCGAGATTGGCCCGGTAATGCAAACTGCGGCGGCGCTAGATGCCGCTCAAAATGTTCAGCGCCAGCAAGCTGCGGAGCAGGCGCTGGCGCAAGACCCATTTGCCCAAGCGCTGATTCGCGATTTTGATGCAACTGTCGTACCAGGCTCGATTAAGCCGGTGCAACCCACAAACATTTCCAATATTTAA
- a CDS encoding DEAD/DEAH box helicase produces MNSDYSTSTPTPTTSTPAPTAADSAKSNAAFAALGLCPEILSSLSTAGYTEPTPVQQKAIPAALAGRDLLVSSPTGSGKTAAFMLPAIQRFAQLQKEDAPTAATAAAAPTERSRERRGGAGRNSRQQPTAYPALLVLTPTRELATQVTTAATTYGKHLKNLRTVSILGGVPYPQQLALLAKQPEIIVATPGRLLDHLERGRINLSKLTMLVLDEADRMLDMGFIDDIETIVAATPASRQTLLFSATIDNRISHLTKSLLKTPERIEIMHRPEQRANITQSVHWVDDRAHKDRLLTHLLADQTLDQAVVFTATKSGADELSDLLSDAGFSSAALHGDLPQNARNRTIRSLRERRVRVLVATDVAARGIDIPGITHVFNYDLPKFAEDYVHRIGRTGRAGRSGTAVSLAHHNEMQVVRRIERFTKQTLPVNVIAGFEPRRTPSAAPRPSKGRTTAAPRGAKPSSYGRPSNAGQGYRGNSNTTTARRSSAARPGARQR; encoded by the coding sequence ATGAATTCTGATTATTCCACTAGCACACCTACACCAACAACTAGCACACCAGCACCTACGGCCGCCGATAGCGCAAAAAGCAACGCAGCTTTCGCAGCCCTTGGCCTATGCCCTGAAATTTTGTCAAGCCTCAGCACAGCAGGCTATACAGAACCCACTCCGGTACAGCAAAAAGCCATTCCCGCCGCACTGGCCGGCCGTGATTTGCTTGTATCAAGCCCAACCGGCTCGGGCAAAACAGCCGCCTTTATGTTGCCAGCGATTCAACGCTTTGCACAATTGCAAAAAGAAGACGCTCCAACTGCTGCTACCGCAGCAGCAGCCCCCACAGAACGCTCTCGCGAGCGCCGTGGTGGCGCTGGCCGTAATAGCCGCCAGCAGCCAACGGCTTACCCCGCGCTGCTGGTCCTAACGCCTACCCGCGAACTCGCCACACAAGTTACAACGGCGGCAACAACCTATGGCAAACATTTAAAGAATTTGCGCACAGTCAGTATTTTAGGTGGTGTGCCTTATCCTCAACAGCTTGCATTGCTCGCTAAGCAGCCAGAGATCATCGTCGCAACACCTGGTCGTTTGCTCGACCACCTTGAGCGCGGCCGCATCAATTTGTCCAAATTGACCATGCTGGTGCTTGATGAAGCTGACCGGATGTTGGACATGGGCTTTATCGACGATATTGAAACCATCGTTGCCGCTACGCCAGCAAGCCGGCAAACATTGCTTTTCTCGGCGACTATCGATAATCGGATTAGCCATCTAACCAAGAGCTTATTGAAAACGCCTGAGCGGATTGAGATCATGCACCGCCCTGAGCAACGTGCAAATATTACTCAATCAGTTCATTGGGTCGATGATCGCGCCCATAAAGATCGCCTGCTAACGCATTTATTGGCTGATCAAACCCTGGATCAAGCGGTTGTGTTCACGGCGACTAAAAGTGGCGCGGACGAACTGTCCGACCTGCTCAGCGATGCGGGCTTTTCGTCAGCGGCACTCCATGGCGACTTGCCACAAAATGCGCGGAATCGCACCATCCGCTCTTTGCGCGAGCGGCGTGTACGGGTACTCGTAGCAACCGATGTGGCTGCGCGCGGTATCGACATTCCCGGCATTACGCATGTATTTAACTACGATTTGCCGAAATTTGCCGAAGACTACGTGCACCGCATCGGCCGCACTGGCCGTGCGGGTCGCAGCGGGACTGCCGTCAGCTTGGCGCATCATAATGAAATGCAGGTGGTACGGCGGATCGAACGTTTTACCAAGCAGACACTGCCAGTCAATGTGATCGCCGGTTTTGAACCCCGCCGCACGCCATCAGCGGCGCCACGTCCAAGTAAAGGACGTACTACTGCTGCTCCACGCGGTGCAAAACCAAGCAGCTACGGCCGCCCTTCTAATGCAGGACAAGGCTACCGCGGTAACAGCAACACCACCACCGCACGCCGCAGTTCCGCTGCGCGCCCTGGAGCACGTCAGCGATAA
- the recR gene encoding recombination mediator RecR, translated as MTSPSSLGALIDALRVLPGVGPKSAQRIAYYLMQHNRHGAARLGEALSQALKNLRHCVCCNNLTEAQTCETCADPERDPTLLCVVETPADQLMLEQTLTYRGLYFVLMGRLSPLDGVGPREINFERLIQRATDGRVQEVILATNFNNEGEATAHYLSQMLKGRGLMTTRLARGVPVGAELEYTDAGTIARAVLDRRPL; from the coding sequence ATGACATCCCCTTCGAGTCTGGGCGCGTTAATCGATGCCTTGCGCGTGTTGCCCGGGGTTGGCCCCAAATCCGCGCAGCGTATTGCTTATTATCTGATGCAGCACAACCGCCATGGCGCTGCCCGCTTGGGGGAGGCATTATCGCAAGCGCTGAAGAATTTGCGTCATTGCGTGTGCTGCAATAATTTGACCGAGGCGCAAACCTGTGAGACGTGCGCAGACCCTGAGCGGGATCCGACGCTGCTGTGTGTCGTTGAGACCCCAGCAGACCAGTTGATGCTCGAGCAGACTTTGACCTACCGCGGTTTATATTTTGTCTTGATGGGGCGTTTAAGCCCATTGGATGGGGTCGGCCCACGCGAAATTAATTTTGAGCGTCTGATTCAGCGCGCCACCGATGGTCGAGTACAAGAAGTGATTTTAGCGACGAATTTTAATAATGAGGGGGAAGCAACCGCCCATTACCTGAGCCAGATGCTGAAAGGGCGAGGCTTGATGACAACCAGGCTCGCCCGCGGTGTGCCGGTAGGGGCCGAGCTTGAATATACGGATGCCGGGACAATTGCGCGCGCGGTGCTTGATCGACGCCCGCTTTAA